GGCTTCGGCAACAACATCTGGCTGGCAATAGCGCTCAGCGTCGCCGCTTCTCCCATCCGATAAGGATTCTGCTCCGCGCAGGCTTCTTGTACTTTTTCCCATGCCCGCTTCAGCGCAGGCGCGCCAGCATGCAAGCCAGCCTGCCGCGGAATGCGGTGATAGTCAGCAGTACGTAAAGTTTGCGGGCTTTCCAGCACGAGGAGATCAAGCGTTGGTTGAGAATCGCAGGAGATTTGCGTCGATGCGTCGTTGTGGTCAAACAGAGTGAGTTGATGAAAAACGGTGCTGTCGGTCGGTTCCAGTGAGACGCAAAGCTGTGCGAGCGTGGATTCATCCAGTTGATGACCGAGGTGCTGCGCAGTGGCGACGGCTGTGGCGGCGATATCCGCCGTACTGCTGGCCATGCCTTTTGCAACTGGGATGGTTGAATGGATCGAAATACGGATATCCTGGCTCAGGTGCGCGGGGTAATTCCAGTGTTCAAGGAGTGTGTTAACCATCGCCCGGGAAAGAGGGCGCTCATCTGTTAAAGGGGAACCGGTACTGACCTCGACGGTGCTGTACCAGTCAACCGGGCAGGAGACCAGTTTCTCGCTGCCCATAATCCAGCCCTGAATAAGCTCTCCGCATGACGCGGGGCACTGCGCAACAGCCACGTTATCACCTTTCCGCTCTGCAATCCTCGGCGCATAGTGTCATGGCGATTGCGCTATTACCATGATTTGCCGCAATTTGTGCGGCGCGAACTCAGGCCGACACGACGAAAGATTCTGATTCTGCGAGAGCAATCCGCATCACGTCCTGGGCTATCATCAGCTCTTCGTTGGTGTTGATGACCGCGACCTTAACGATCGCGTTTTCCGCCTGAATAAAGGTCGCATTCCGTTGGTTCTTCTCTTCATCTATGGCAAGACCCAGGAAGTGCAGATTCTGACAGACTGCCGCTCTGGCGCGCGCCGAGTTTTCTCCGATACCACCGGTAAACACCAGAGCATCCAGTCCCCCCATCTGCATAATATAGCTGCCAATCGTGGCACGAATACGCTCCGC
The DNA window shown above is from Citrobacter farmeri and carries:
- a CDS encoding L-threonine kinase, encoding MAVAQCPASCGELIQGWIMGSEKLVSCPVDWYSTVEVSTGSPLTDERPLSRAMVNTLLEHWNYPAHLSQDIRISIHSTIPVAKGMASSTADIAATAVATAQHLGHQLDESTLAQLCVSLEPTDSTVFHQLTLFDHNDASTQISCDSQPTLDLLVLESPQTLRTADYHRIPRQAGLHAGAPALKRAWEKVQEACAEQNPYRMGEAATLSAIASQMLLPKPDFDALLSLVEECDLYGVNVAHSGSVVGLMLDRQRHDVDYVKWLLAKNRLTEHWPEQHLLRMVSGGVKPQ